A stretch of Endozoicomonas sp. SCSIO W0465 DNA encodes these proteins:
- a CDS encoding homeobox domain-containing protein: protein MSSGYCPDDYIVASARALDMRRESDQPGSFLDTSNRGTDADEWPSQQVGPEKSEKPKKKERKQRTSFPEWKVQRLNKAFFQHNYYVSNCERAKLASILQITEEQVKIWFQNKRTTIKRARSVNAGNSVQNIEVSRAVPKSWGRPRRVESVSLQGMGIEQKYTLLSERNTVVCSATAKSPVDALQEMLVKIKETSQARPSSSVADCNQPESLEPEVPVATTSQAISSTSCQ, encoded by the coding sequence ATGAGTTCTGGTTATTGCCCCGATGATTATATAGTGGCTTCCGCCCGGGCATTGGATATGAGGCGGGAGAGTGACCAACCCGGTTCCTTTTTGGATACGTCAAATAGAGGAACTGATGCGGATGAATGGCCCTCTCAGCAAGTAGGCCCTGAGAAATCTGAGAAACCTAAGAAAAAAGAACGTAAGCAACGTACAAGCTTTCCTGAATGGAAAGTTCAAAGGCTAAATAAGGCATTTTTTCAACATAATTATTATGTATCAAATTGTGAACGAGCTAAGCTTGCTTCAATATTACAAATCACGGAAGAACAGGTAAAAATCTGGTTTCAGAACAAAAGGACGACTATAAAACGTGCTCGTTCAGTGAATGCAGGCAACAGTGTTCAGAATATTGAGGTATCCAGGGCCGTTCCCAAGTCTTGGGGAAGGCCCCGACGCGTGGAGTCGGTTTCTTTGCAAGGAATGGGTATAGAGCAGAAATACACTTTGCTTTCCGAGAGGAATACGGTTGTTTGTAGCGCTACAGCAAAATCACCTGTTGATGCGCTGCAAGAAATGTTAGTGAAAATCAAAGAAACTTCTCAGGCACGACCGTCTTCTTCAGTCGCTGACTGTAATCAACCTGAATCTCTTGAACCTGAGGTTCCTGTAGCGACTACTTCACAGGCTATTTCCAGTACATCATGTCAATGA
- a CDS encoding 3'-5' exonuclease, which yields MVFWLVTDGQPVCLVIEGELPVFFLETAAYEQAQRLLSNAQITFSHRHLELTTFHHQPVTAFYFNTLDSSQRARRLLSSEFLPVFEADVRLHDRYLMERFVYGPLEFTGEPIQRQGFLEYRHARIRPARYVPSFRVISLDIECSVRGELYSIGLYGQNISTVLMIGEPSADKEPSADKELLVDAELTIQWVADEKALLEALVVQVAQYDPDLFIGWNVINFDFRLLLKRATWHRMSLKLGRGGQPASWRERNSDAAEGDVHIPGRLVIDGIDALKSATWHFDRFSLESVARELLGKGKAINDVSNRMSEITHDFHHNKEKLACYNLEDCRLVAEIFEQTRLLLDFRVLRAQ from the coding sequence ATGGTATTTTGGCTGGTAACGGACGGCCAACCGGTATGTCTGGTTATTGAAGGAGAACTGCCCGTCTTTTTTCTGGAAACGGCAGCTTATGAGCAAGCTCAAAGGTTGCTGAGTAATGCCCAGATCACTTTTTCCCATCGGCACCTGGAATTAACAACGTTTCATCATCAGCCGGTCACTGCATTCTATTTCAATACCCTTGATAGCAGCCAGCGGGCAAGGCGGTTACTCAGTTCAGAATTCCTACCGGTATTTGAAGCCGATGTTCGCCTGCATGACCGCTATCTGATGGAACGCTTTGTCTATGGGCCTCTGGAGTTTACGGGTGAGCCGATTCAGAGACAGGGTTTTCTGGAATATCGCCATGCCCGCATTCGTCCAGCTCGATACGTGCCGTCATTCAGGGTTATTTCTCTGGATATTGAGTGCTCTGTCAGAGGTGAGCTTTACTCAATCGGTCTCTATGGGCAGAACATCTCGACGGTATTGATGATTGGAGAGCCTTCGGCGGATAAAGAGCCTTCAGCGGATAAAGAGCTTTTAGTTGATGCAGAACTCACGATTCAATGGGTTGCTGACGAAAAGGCATTACTCGAAGCATTGGTTGTGCAGGTAGCGCAGTATGACCCGGATCTGTTTATTGGCTGGAATGTGATCAATTTTGATTTCCGGCTCTTACTGAAACGTGCGACTTGGCACAGAATGTCATTGAAATTGGGCCGAGGAGGTCAGCCCGCCAGTTGGCGTGAGCGAAACAGTGATGCTGCTGAGGGTGATGTCCATATACCGGGTCGTTTGGTGATCGATGGCATTGACGCTCTAAAGTCTGCCACCTGGCATTTTGACCGTTTCAGTCTGGAGTCTGTTGCCCGGGAATTATTGGGTAAAGGAAAAGCGATTAACGATGTGAGTAACCGGATGAGCGAAATTACTCACGATTTTCATCACAATAAAGAGAAACTGGCATGCTACAACCTGGAAGACTGTCGTCTGGTAGCGGAGATTTTTGAGCAAACCCGATTGTTGCTCGACTTTAGAGTTTTAAGAGCACAATAG
- a CDS encoding transposase, with translation MTKFEMVAMLTSDHQVILRELASYTTFLAGALSSTAVPTFCELLFGCMLSADGFVTQALLTIDFHCVWSSYHHWLSQGKWQWKNLARHLIRLVCSKAPENQPVVLGLDDWVIERFSDKAPACRTHHQHSKKRNRPTYIWGQCWVSLAIIFERAADEVFTAIPVISFPTPASGNTSKLKIAVAMLRVVRNEVKDRVLRLLTDCWYMNWTLIKPALEMNIEVVGQIPSNRALYALPPAPTVKKRGRPKKYGIKMTTEQVKKLPEEKATVWMYGKFRKIRYRTLICRARFLKGREVRVVWSRFENDKGLTESRIFISTNPELEGLEVLRAYSRRWPVEPMFHQLKHAFGCCHLWQQKLRTLLRWMHLKMAGYALLQLLTVCKNQACLNISRIPWRSPDTTTAGMMKIALSGIIPRFSIRKGWNRYKQKYEFNFRDLIDQLIPDNSEAA, from the coding sequence ATGACGAAATTCGAGATGGTTGCCATGCTCACTTCAGATCATCAAGTAATCCTCAGGGAGCTCGCTTCATATACAACCTTTCTTGCTGGAGCGCTATCATCAACTGCAGTACCAACGTTCTGCGAACTGCTGTTCGGTTGCATGCTTTCAGCCGACGGCTTTGTTACACAGGCGTTGTTAACAATTGATTTTCATTGTGTGTGGAGCAGCTACCACCACTGGCTATCTCAGGGCAAGTGGCAATGGAAGAACTTGGCACGCCACTTGATCCGTCTGGTCTGCTCCAAAGCTCCTGAGAATCAACCTGTGGTCCTGGGGCTTGATGACTGGGTAATCGAACGGTTTTCCGACAAAGCCCCTGCTTGTCGTACACATCATCAACACAGCAAGAAACGCAATCGGCCGACGTACATCTGGGGGCAGTGTTGGGTTTCCCTGGCCATCATATTTGAGCGGGCTGCAGATGAAGTATTTACCGCCATACCGGTGATCTCATTTCCGACACCAGCTTCAGGTAACACCAGCAAACTGAAAATTGCCGTGGCCATGCTCAGGGTGGTACGCAATGAAGTGAAGGATCGAGTGCTACGCCTGCTAACCGATTGCTGGTATATGAACTGGACACTGATAAAGCCAGCTCTGGAAATGAACATAGAAGTTGTTGGTCAGATACCTTCAAATCGGGCCCTCTATGCTTTGCCGCCAGCACCCACCGTAAAGAAGCGAGGGCGCCCAAAAAAGTACGGCATCAAGATGACGACAGAACAGGTTAAGAAACTGCCGGAAGAAAAAGCAACAGTATGGATGTACGGCAAATTTCGCAAAATACGTTATCGTACCCTGATCTGTCGCGCCAGATTCCTTAAAGGTCGTGAAGTACGCGTCGTCTGGAGTCGCTTTGAAAATGACAAAGGTCTGACCGAAAGCAGAATATTCATCTCGACCAATCCGGAACTTGAGGGACTGGAGGTGCTTCGTGCCTATTCCCGGAGATGGCCGGTAGAGCCAATGTTTCACCAACTCAAACATGCTTTTGGCTGTTGCCATTTATGGCAGCAGAAATTGCGAACACTGCTTCGATGGATGCATTTGAAAATGGCAGGCTATGCATTATTGCAGTTATTAACCGTTTGTAAAAATCAGGCATGTCTGAATATTTCTCGGATACCCTGGAGAAGCCCGGATACAACCACTGCAGGCATGATGAAAATTGCTCTTTCAGGAATTATTCCGAGGTTCTCTATTCGCAAGGGCTGGAACAGATATAAGCAAAAATATGAGTTCAATTTTCGCGATCTGATCGACCAGTTAATACCGGATAATTCAGAAGCAGCATAA
- a CDS encoding DNA polymerase II — MDFLRLRSELTGLELGRIGGSVQAFTNLYLPKLHRTGYIAPNLPEGGGLASPGGYVMDSVPGLYRNVLVLDYKSLYPSIIRTFKIDPLGLVEGLKDPDHAIPGFKGALFSRNRHFLPEIITQLWQQRDQAKAEKDDARSQAIKILMNSFYGVLGSGGCRFYDTRLASSITLRGHEIMQQTARWVEERGHRVIYGDTDSIFVLLKETLSHKEADEIGQRLAVEINEQWKALLMASYGLTSCLEMEYETHYQRFLMPTIRGSETGSKKRYAGLKVSKGREELICKGLETVRSDWTSIAREFQAELLRLVFADTDPSAYILETVAAVRDGKKDDQLVYRKRLRRRLKDYVKHVPPQVRAARMADGHNRSAGKPLQYQNKGSVQYLITVNGPEPIDYRNSAIDYDHYVTRQLKPIADGILPFVHMDFDKIITSQVSLF, encoded by the coding sequence TTGGACTTTCTTCGATTACGCAGTGAATTAACCGGGTTGGAGCTGGGTCGAATTGGTGGTTCTGTCCAGGCCTTTACCAATCTTTATCTGCCGAAATTACATCGCACGGGATATATCGCGCCGAATTTACCCGAGGGCGGCGGCCTGGCTTCACCGGGTGGTTATGTTATGGACTCCGTGCCTGGATTATACAGGAATGTACTGGTACTGGATTATAAAAGCCTCTACCCCTCAATTATCCGAACGTTCAAGATTGATCCTCTGGGGCTGGTGGAGGGGTTGAAAGATCCTGATCATGCCATTCCCGGTTTTAAAGGGGCCCTGTTTTCCAGGAATCGACATTTTTTACCGGAGATTATTACTCAGCTCTGGCAGCAGAGAGATCAGGCCAAGGCAGAAAAAGACGATGCCCGCTCACAAGCGATCAAAATCCTGATGAACTCCTTCTACGGCGTTTTGGGTTCTGGCGGTTGCCGCTTTTATGATACCCGGCTGGCCAGCTCCATTACCCTGCGCGGCCATGAAATAATGCAGCAGACCGCACGCTGGGTTGAAGAGCGTGGGCATCGGGTCATCTATGGGGATACTGATTCCATCTTTGTTTTATTGAAAGAAACACTTTCCCATAAGGAGGCTGACGAGATTGGACAGCGCCTTGCTGTGGAAATTAATGAGCAATGGAAAGCCTTGTTGATGGCATCTTATGGGTTAACGTCCTGTCTTGAGATGGAATATGAAACGCACTATCAGCGATTTTTGATGCCGACCATTCGTGGTTCAGAAACGGGCAGCAAGAAGCGTTATGCCGGATTGAAGGTGAGTAAAGGCCGTGAGGAACTCATCTGTAAGGGACTGGAGACGGTTCGGTCAGACTGGACGTCAATTGCACGTGAATTTCAGGCAGAGTTGCTCAGGCTAGTGTTTGCAGACACTGACCCTTCGGCCTATATTCTGGAAACCGTTGCCGCCGTTAGAGACGGGAAAAAAGATGATCAACTGGTGTATAGGAAAAGGCTGCGTCGCCGCTTGAAAGACTATGTGAAACATGTACCTCCACAGGTCCGTGCCGCACGAATGGCTGATGGTCATAATCGGTCGGCAGGTAAACCTCTTCAGTATCAGAACAAAGGTTCCGTTCAATATCTCATTACCGTTAATGGACCAGAGCCTATCGACTATCGAAACAGCGCCATTGATTATGACCACTACGTTACCCGACAGCTTAAGCCCATTGCTGATGGTATTCTGCCTTTTGTGCATATGGATTTTGACAAAATCATTACATCTCAGGTCAGTTTGTTTTAA
- a CDS encoding long-chain fatty acid--CoA ligase, which produces MSNLADFLYRSAAVYPDKVAVVYGDLQISYQALKEAAASIGKGLQQQGIKPGDRVAMSCPNIPQFLMVYYGILSAGAVVVPLNILLKPKEIAYHLTDSQAVAFLCFEGSSELPLGQFGLEAFQQVSHCEHFFVITADPEKEVWKGQSTLSVLLSAGSLKMPQDKTADDTATIIYTSGTTGRPKGAELTHHNLSMNALILTSMLATDVSDTHLVVLPLFHIFAQTVHMLHAVASASTMVLMARFEATKTLEMLVQEKISFFAGVPTMYIALNGAEAELTEADRHIISDRLRLCISGGGPMPVEVMKTFEGNFKVAILEGYGLSETSPVACFNTLDQERIAGSIGRPVPGVALKVVGNEGQSLSFGQDGELAIRGHNVMKGYFNKPEQTAEVMKDGWFYTGDIARRDEAGNYYIVDRKKDLIIRGGFNVYPREVEEVLLAHPDIIQAAVIGVPDDYYVEEILACLILHEGCELSPELFKTWARQQLGDYKYPRYVRIFQEFPLSATGKILKRELRDMLRKEGLRK; this is translated from the coding sequence ATGTCCAATCTTGCTGATTTCCTTTATCGGAGCGCTGCTGTCTATCCTGATAAAGTCGCTGTGGTGTACGGTGACCTGCAGATCAGTTATCAGGCATTAAAAGAGGCAGCTGCCAGTATCGGTAAAGGACTGCAACAACAGGGCATAAAACCCGGTGACCGGGTCGCCATGAGCTGCCCCAATATTCCCCAGTTCCTGATGGTGTATTACGGTATTCTTAGTGCCGGTGCCGTTGTGGTTCCCTTGAATATTTTATTGAAGCCGAAGGAAATTGCTTACCACCTGACAGACAGCCAGGCCGTTGCCTTTCTGTGTTTTGAAGGGTCAAGTGAGCTGCCACTGGGGCAGTTCGGACTGGAAGCTTTTCAGCAGGTGAGCCACTGTGAGCACTTTTTTGTGATTACAGCAGACCCGGAAAAGGAAGTGTGGAAAGGTCAGTCCACCTTATCGGTACTTTTATCAGCGGGTTCACTGAAAATGCCACAGGATAAAACTGCCGATGATACCGCGACGATTATCTATACCTCCGGGACCACCGGTCGACCAAAAGGGGCAGAACTGACTCATCATAATCTGTCGATGAACGCGCTGATCCTTACGTCCATGCTAGCGACTGATGTCAGTGATACCCACCTGGTGGTGCTGCCGTTATTTCATATTTTTGCTCAGACGGTGCACATGCTTCATGCGGTGGCGTCTGCCTCCACAATGGTATTAATGGCTCGTTTTGAGGCAACGAAAACACTGGAAATGCTGGTACAGGAGAAGATTTCATTTTTTGCTGGTGTACCCACCATGTACATTGCCTTGAATGGTGCTGAGGCTGAGTTGACTGAGGCTGACCGGCACATCATTTCTGATCGGCTCAGGCTCTGTATCAGTGGTGGAGGCCCTATGCCAGTGGAAGTTATGAAGACATTTGAGGGTAATTTTAAGGTAGCCATTCTTGAAGGGTATGGACTGTCAGAGACGTCACCGGTGGCCTGTTTCAACACGCTGGATCAGGAACGTATAGCCGGCTCCATCGGGCGTCCTGTTCCCGGTGTCGCATTGAAAGTGGTTGGTAATGAAGGGCAATCGCTGTCTTTTGGTCAGGATGGAGAGCTGGCCATTCGTGGCCATAACGTGATGAAAGGGTATTTCAACAAGCCTGAACAGACCGCAGAGGTGATGAAAGATGGCTGGTTCTATACGGGGGACATCGCTCGTCGGGATGAAGCAGGCAACTACTATATTGTTGACCGTAAGAAAGACCTGATTATTCGTGGCGGCTTTAATGTTTATCCCAGGGAAGTGGAAGAGGTTCTACTGGCACACCCTGACATTATCCAGGCGGCAGTCATTGGCGTACCGGATGATTACTATGTTGAAGAGATTCTGGCATGTCTGATTCTCCATGAAGGTTGTGAACTATCCCCTGAACTGTTTAAAACCTGGGCACGGCAGCAACTGGGGGATTATAAATACCCGAGATATGTTCGGATTTTTCAGGAATTTCCACTCAGCGCCACGGGAAAAATTTTAAAAAGGGAGTTACGAGACATGCTCAGAAAAGAGGGGTTGCGAAAGTGA
- a CDS encoding homeobox domain-containing protein, which yields MNVDHSGAHSGAAGCPQSTASSCELAHFFSSPAQGSGAFWHQQALKVNLPGPGFSAQTVVGMGNMNVSSGHDTPESTMLSQRCSALLASPYTYIQSSELRSHGKADEPVAREENTGRESVDRRRQLLSAHQKHELLKVFRRNGYLTKKQKSDLATHLGMTEKQVGVWFQNQRQKEKSVEKMVKQDLTTGIDNGNGPTFSLPADFTPPTIPKSVVSTLLLLNQNRIKTVVFTMPPLRVLLVPDSQKKPRSQTG from the coding sequence GTGAATGTTGATCACAGTGGAGCACATAGTGGAGCAGCGGGGTGCCCGCAAAGTACAGCAAGCTCATGCGAATTGGCTCATTTCTTTTCCAGCCCTGCGCAGGGAAGTGGTGCTTTCTGGCATCAGCAGGCTCTGAAGGTCAATCTCCCCGGTCCCGGCTTCTCAGCGCAAACTGTTGTGGGTATGGGGAATATGAATGTCAGTAGCGGCCATGACACGCCTGAGAGCACTATGTTGTCGCAAAGGTGTTCAGCATTACTTGCCAGCCCATATACCTATATCCAGAGTTCTGAATTGCGTAGTCATGGTAAAGCGGATGAGCCAGTGGCCAGGGAAGAAAACACAGGGCGTGAGTCAGTAGACAGGAGGAGACAGCTCCTGTCAGCTCATCAGAAACATGAGCTTTTGAAGGTTTTCAGAAGGAATGGATATCTTACAAAAAAGCAAAAATCGGATCTGGCAACTCATCTTGGAATGACTGAAAAACAGGTTGGAGTATGGTTTCAAAATCAACGCCAGAAGGAGAAGAGTGTAGAAAAAATGGTCAAGCAGGACTTGACCACCGGAATTGATAATGGAAATGGCCCAACGTTTTCATTACCAGCTGATTTCACACCGCCAACAATACCAAAGTCAGTAGTCAGTACGCTCCTGCTCTTAAACCAAAACCGGATAAAGACAGTGGTATTTACAATGCCGCCACTCAGGGTATTGTTGGTGCCGGATTCACAGAAGAAGCCACGATCTCAAACTGGATGA
- a CDS encoding IS4 family transposase, with the protein MTCFDRSELLSMAEQLGFTIRQRDIRPLDFILSLIDALAGDGNCDTQADLHRKVNELTGLNVSYRSWANQAKKDALPTLILWLWVQCLEIFSRKVMAFDEDSPFSEFEHILIQDGSSQAVYDALKEAFPGRFSTVSPAAVELHTTMDLLTNNLVRVQLTEDTRSERDCLPPLPTSMAYILMLMDAGYFELELFAAIDDREGSFICKAPQSINPTILSAVREDGKNLNRYKGQKLKDVLSGFPKDQCLDLDVEWPGFKAWPFRLVVRWNDKKQKWVFVVTNLNRVEFTLSDVLQAYRLRWQIELIFKEIKSYSGWHRFNTKSATLVFSLILMSFVVVTLKRYLAHAAQANLCESGSIEEISTHKVMKSGTHLFGNVISSLMNAGKSLVSCIKKLLDFWGNNAKREHPARDGCSGRTRLGFCAVGGA; encoded by the coding sequence TTGACCTGTTTCGACCGGTCAGAACTCCTAAGTATGGCGGAACAGCTTGGTTTTACTATACGACAGCGAGATATCCGTCCTTTGGATTTTATCCTCTCACTGATCGATGCCCTCGCTGGTGATGGAAACTGCGATACCCAGGCGGATCTACACCGTAAAGTTAACGAGTTGACGGGGCTGAATGTCTCTTATCGTTCTTGGGCAAATCAAGCTAAAAAGGACGCGCTGCCTACTCTTATCCTGTGGCTATGGGTGCAGTGTCTGGAAATATTTTCCCGCAAAGTCATGGCGTTTGATGAAGACAGTCCATTTTCAGAGTTTGAGCACATTCTGATTCAGGACGGTTCGTCACAAGCTGTCTATGATGCCCTGAAAGAAGCATTTCCCGGCAGGTTCTCAACGGTCAGTCCTGCTGCCGTCGAGCTTCATACGACAATGGATCTTCTCACCAACAACCTGGTGCGGGTGCAGCTGACTGAAGATACCCGTTCAGAAAGAGACTGTCTGCCACCACTGCCAACATCCATGGCCTATATCCTGATGCTAATGGATGCCGGTTATTTTGAGCTGGAACTCTTTGCCGCTATTGATGACAGGGAGGGTTCTTTTATCTGCAAGGCACCTCAGAGTATCAACCCGACGATACTCAGCGCGGTACGGGAGGATGGCAAGAATCTCAATCGCTACAAAGGACAAAAACTGAAGGATGTACTGTCTGGCTTCCCCAAAGACCAGTGCCTCGACCTGGATGTAGAATGGCCGGGATTCAAAGCCTGGCCATTCCGCTTGGTTGTCCGCTGGAATGACAAAAAACAGAAGTGGGTTTTCGTTGTGACCAACCTGAACCGGGTGGAGTTCACCTTGAGTGATGTGCTCCAGGCCTATCGTCTACGGTGGCAGATAGAGCTGATTTTCAAAGAGATCAAATCCTATTCAGGGTGGCATCGTTTTAACACCAAATCAGCGACACTGGTGTTTAGCCTGATTCTGATGTCCTTTGTGGTTGTGACGTTGAAAAGGTACCTTGCCCATGCTGCACAGGCGAACCTCTGTGAAAGTGGGAGCATTGAGGAAATCTCGACGCACAAGGTGATGAAAAGTGGGACTCACCTGTTTGGTAATGTGATTTCATCGTTGATGAATGCAGGAAAGTCATTGGTCTCATGCATTAAAAAGCTACTGGACTTCTGGGGAAATAATGCGAAACGAGAACACCCTGCACGGGATGGTTGTTCAGGGCGTACAAGATTAGGCTTCTGTGCAGTGGGTGGAGCTTAA
- a CDS encoding SET domain-containing protein-lysine N-methyltransferase encodes MEVGESSQRKQTFFSQIDIPNDRSIRKSIHESIASYQDLDDEQRQQYLQERMSVQKNDGSIFSELKGQEEVVASRDISQWELLGHYAGKQYHDKTYQQGARVMGAALANIDSYSFAPAHGVFISAYRQGNITSLINAFSTYSDKEKNSPEQNVSFLRHKNQQGQWMVFIIAIKPIAANESLWIDYGEQYWQASREPIEISDDNS; translated from the coding sequence ATGGAAGTCGGTGAAAGCAGTCAAAGAAAACAAACCTTCTTCAGTCAGATCGACATACCAAATGACAGATCGATCAGAAAAAGCATTCATGAGTCTATAGCCAGTTATCAAGATCTGGATGATGAGCAAAGACAACAGTATTTACAAGAGCGAATGTCCGTTCAAAAAAACGATGGATCGATCTTTAGTGAATTAAAAGGCCAGGAAGAGGTCGTTGCCAGCAGGGATATTTCGCAATGGGAGCTGCTGGGGCATTACGCAGGTAAGCAATACCATGATAAAACCTACCAACAGGGAGCACGTGTCATGGGTGCAGCATTGGCAAATATTGACAGCTATAGCTTCGCTCCTGCTCATGGTGTTTTCATCTCAGCGTACAGACAGGGGAATATCACGTCGTTGATCAATGCTTTTAGTACTTACTCTGATAAGGAAAAAAATTCCCCGGAACAAAATGTTTCGTTTCTAAGACACAAGAATCAGCAAGGGCAATGGATGGTGTTTATTATTGCGATAAAACCCATAGCCGCCAATGAAAGCCTTTGGATTGATTATGGGGAGCAATACTGGCAGGCATCACGAGAGCCTATAGAAATTTCTGATGACAACTCTTAA
- a CDS encoding M18 family aminopeptidase, translated as MSKEHFNQELMQFLNASPTPYHAVAAMVAKLQEAGFQPLNESESWSLNEGGKYYVTRNGSSIIAFTMGKTGPGARMVGAHTDSPCLKVKPQPELNKHGYFQLGVEVYGGVLLNPWFDRDLSLAGRVQYLNDQQQLCHQLINFERPVAIIPSLAIHLDREVNNGRTVNPQTDIPPILFQLANDEKVDFRELLKAELIRQGHNDCQEVMEYDLSFYDTQSAAIIGLNDDFIASARLDNLLSCYVGLMSLVNHKKSDATALLVGNDHEEVGSVSTSGAQGPFLKSVLERIYGTGESLTQAMNRSMLISTDNAHGIHPNYASKHDEHHAPKLNHGAVIKVNANQRYATNDETAALYRTLCQTSGSKVQHFVTRTDMACGSTIGPLTAGVLGVRTLDLGLPTFGMHSIRELAGSEDAFELSKVLSRFMTLAELPFTE; from the coding sequence ATGAGCAAAGAACACTTTAATCAGGAGCTTATGCAGTTCCTCAACGCTTCACCAACCCCTTACCATGCGGTAGCCGCCATGGTGGCCAAACTTCAGGAAGCGGGCTTCCAGCCATTGAATGAGTCAGAATCCTGGTCTCTCAACGAAGGTGGAAAATATTACGTGACCCGCAATGGATCTTCCATCATTGCGTTTACCATGGGCAAAACCGGGCCGGGCGCCAGAATGGTGGGAGCACACACCGATTCACCCTGCCTGAAGGTAAAACCACAGCCAGAGTTGAACAAGCACGGCTACTTTCAGCTGGGTGTTGAGGTTTATGGTGGTGTCCTGTTAAACCCATGGTTCGATCGTGACCTTTCCCTTGCCGGTCGTGTCCAATACCTCAACGACCAGCAACAGCTTTGTCATCAACTAATCAATTTTGAACGTCCTGTCGCCATTATCCCCAGCCTGGCGATTCACCTGGACCGTGAGGTTAATAATGGCCGCACAGTCAATCCACAAACCGATATTCCACCTATCCTTTTCCAGTTAGCCAATGACGAGAAAGTCGATTTCCGTGAACTGCTAAAAGCAGAGCTGATTCGTCAAGGACACAATGACTGTCAGGAAGTTATGGAATATGACCTCTCTTTCTATGATACCCAAAGCGCTGCCATTATTGGCCTGAACGATGATTTTATCGCCAGCGCACGGCTGGACAATCTGCTCAGCTGCTATGTCGGCCTGATGTCCCTGGTTAATCACAAAAAATCAGATGCCACAGCCCTGTTGGTTGGTAATGACCATGAAGAAGTGGGCAGTGTCTCAACCAGCGGAGCCCAGGGACCTTTCCTGAAGAGTGTACTGGAAAGAATTTATGGCACAGGTGAGTCACTGACCCAAGCTATGAACCGCTCCATGCTGATTTCAACGGATAATGCCCACGGTATCCACCCCAACTATGCCAGCAAGCATGATGAGCATCACGCACCGAAACTGAATCATGGGGCTGTCATCAAAGTCAACGCCAACCAGCGTTATGCCACCAATGATGAAACCGCTGCACTTTATCGCACGCTTTGCCAGACAAGTGGCAGCAAGGTCCAGCATTTTGTTACCCGTACCGACATGGCCTGTGGTAGTACTATTGGCCCACTGACCGCCGGTGTACTTGGCGTACGAACGCTGGATCTTGGCTTGCCAACCTTCGGTATGCACTCAATCAGAGAGCTGGCCGGGAGTGAGGATGCCTTCGAACTCAGTAAAGTCCTGTCCCGTTTTATGACTCTGGCTGAACTGCCCTTTACTGAATAA
- a CDS encoding DUF6444 domain-containing protein, whose product MIPELPATMSAEILLKENAELRMRVACLEERCRELEEKVGKNSQNSSKPPSSDGYQKPCKNSNSPDHSDDLSADKGTDPSDEKPNPKSLRQSSGNKAGGKKGHQGTCLKPVS is encoded by the coding sequence ATGATTCCAGAACTACCCGCAACTATGTCGGCTGAGATTCTCTTGAAAGAGAATGCAGAGCTGCGGATGAGAGTTGCCTGTCTGGAAGAGCGATGTCGAGAATTGGAAGAAAAGGTTGGCAAGAACAGTCAAAACAGCAGCAAGCCGCCATCGTCTGATGGTTATCAAAAACCTTGTAAAAACAGTAATTCTCCAGATCATTCTGACGACCTTTCCGCAGATAAAGGTACCGATCCATCGGATGAAAAACCCAATCCTAAAAGTCTGAGACAGTCTTCTGGTAATAAAGCCGGTGGAAAGAAAGGGCATCAGGGCACTTGTCTTAAACCTGTCTCTTGA